In Deferribacteraceae bacterium V6Fe1, one genomic interval encodes:
- a CDS encoding CcoQ/FixQ family Cbb3-type cytochrome c oxidase assembly chaperone, whose amino-acid sequence MPGDLLAYLVFGIGLVVLFIWIVIYYYSKKRHDRIEEAKYKMLEDDDE is encoded by the coding sequence ATGCCCGGTGACTTGTTAGCATATCTTGTTTTTGGAATCGGACTCGTTGTCCTATTTATCTGGATAGTAATTTACTATTATTCAAAAAAAAGGCATGACCGGATAGAAGAAGCAAAATATAAAATGCTGGAAGACGATGACGAATAA
- a CDS encoding 4Fe-4S binding protein, which yields MTNNFQFYRRIVRTILVILGVTLPFIKINGDHLLIFNIYTFEFHIFGLSLQINQFLPLLALFLFLTFLFLYLTVTFGRIWCGWLCPQSVSMELTSFMQNLNKGSLPIKTFKILFLYLLSVLIAANILLYFIPYEIFFDRLFGNEFSKGILTALLTLGTLLFLNFWLVRYRFCATVCPYSMLQSMLFDKHTLAVWMIPERRAECINCLSCVKVCSTEIDIRQGQNSACINCAKCIDACAKVMGKLGKKSLFAYRFGEGNKKRFTRFSSAVSLVLTLVSFFIFILVALSTKNVQVEVIPYQKFLPRNIDDFAANGYVLVVENGDNKDKTIAIEIEDLSGYEITPNSIFKVKPKSKNDFTFFIKLKKDLLENSPILNLKLKIVNKEDNAIQIKTISFRRPITSRRSKK from the coding sequence ATGACGAATAATTTTCAATTTTACAGACGGATAGTCAGGACAATATTGGTAATCTTGGGGGTAACTTTACCTTTTATTAAGATAAATGGCGACCACCTATTGATTTTCAATATTTACACATTTGAGTTTCATATATTTGGGCTTTCACTACAGATAAATCAATTTTTGCCACTTTTGGCATTATTCCTATTTTTAACGTTTCTGTTTTTATATCTCACCGTTACATTCGGAAGGATATGGTGCGGCTGGCTTTGCCCCCAGTCCGTTTCAATGGAGCTGACTTCATTTATGCAAAATCTTAATAAAGGTAGCCTACCGATAAAGACCTTCAAAATATTGTTTTTATACCTTTTATCTGTATTGATAGCAGCAAATATCCTACTTTACTTTATACCATACGAAATATTTTTTGACCGTTTATTCGGCAACGAATTTAGTAAAGGGATTCTTACTGCACTTCTAACGTTAGGCACACTTCTGTTTTTAAACTTCTGGCTTGTAAGGTATAGATTTTGTGCAACTGTTTGTCCTTATTCAATGCTTCAATCGATGTTATTTGACAAACATACGTTGGCAGTATGGATGATCCCTGAGAGAAGGGCTGAATGCATCAACTGTCTAAGCTGTGTCAAGGTATGCTCAACCGAAATAGATATCAGGCAAGGGCAAAACTCCGCATGCATAAACTGCGCAAAGTGTATAGATGCTTGTGCCAAAGTAATGGGGAAATTAGGGAAAAAATCTCTCTTTGCATACAGATTTGGTGAGGGGAACAAAAAAAGATTTACACGGTTTTCTTCCGCCGTGTCACTTGTGCTTACTTTAGTGTCTTTTTTTATCTTTATTTTGGTGGCCCTTTCCACGAAAAATGTACAAGTGGAAGTAATACCTTACCAGAAATTTTTACCAAGGAATATCGATGATTTCGCGGCTAATGGATATGTGCTTGTAGTTGAAAACGGGGACAACAAAGATAAAACTATTGCTATTGAAATAGAAGATTTAAGCGGATACGAAATAACGCCGAATAGCATCTTTAAAGTAAAGCCAAAGTCAAAAAATGACTTTACCTTCTTTATCAAACTAAAGAAAGATTTACTTGAAAATAGTCCTATACTTAATTTAAAATTAAAAATAGTTAACAAGGAAGATAATGCTATACAGATAAAAACTATAAGTTTTAGAAGACCTATTACATCAAGGAGAAGTAAAAAATGA
- the ccoS gene encoding cbb3-type cytochrome oxidase assembly protein CcoS: MSSLFFLVPISLILGIIALLLFFWAAKDKQFDDIEGPKYRMLDDDDE, translated from the coding sequence ATGAGTTCCCTTTTCTTTTTAGTGCCAATAAGTCTTATTTTAGGGATTATTGCACTGTTACTCTTTTTCTGGGCGGCTAAGGATAAGCAATTTGATGATATTGAGGGACCAAAGTATAGAATGTTAGATGACGACGACGAATAG
- a CDS encoding heavy metal translocating P-type ATPase, translated as MTTTNSTVECSHCLLKFNKNTAITETEKGETLHFCCPGCQSVYHIIKDGGFDSFYKKRRDYRPGPPELALISDELFLDDIIEHESYSEIEFIATNIRCAACIWLIENYLSKLSGIRYVRANYATHKVKIQWDKTAITLNEILNGIANLGYTPVPVSAMSSSDYFEKLKKSYFYKFSIGAFFTMQIMIYSVALYAGYFQGIDESLKEMFKFIAMLLATPVVFYSGLPFASNSIKSLKTKTLNMDTLVFLGSYSAYFYSVFGVFTQGEIYFDTSAMIITLILLGRYIETEAKIKASKEISLLFNLQPKQAKLFKYFNKNDYICGKLKPMIVKVSSIKKGDILEVLPGENIPVDGKVIYGESEVNEAMFTGESVPVLKKQESDVISGTNNLNGTLIIEATKSSKESSLSKIAEAIKSAQESKFYFQKLADKITVFFVPTVIAIAFATFLYWFNHSSSFVTSFMNAVSVLVIACPCAMGLATPLAILVATSTAFKKGILIKEGSILENASRVKAVFFDKTGTITEGVPKIVNIKSYDNNFDTLKIAASLERFSKHILAKSIVSQYTEGFEKVTDVKEIPGQGMLGNINTNIQAAVGNMLLFNNLGINIDTTVKNDLESLTSKGYTNILVAYDKKIIGIISLFDNVKESFGEIYTFLTKKHIEINVITGDTKETSENVLRGFPNIKILSSLSPLEKVEVIKNNLHKFPIMIGDGINDAPSLKQAFIGIGMGKGTEIALESSDAVFVNSNLLLLKDFLILSKKTRSIIIENLFWAFSYNFVTIPLAISGKIHPVFSAVLMSISSLIVVFNSLRIKTLSR; from the coding sequence ATGACGACGACGAATAGTACCGTTGAATGCAGCCACTGCTTATTAAAATTCAATAAAAATACCGCTATTACCGAAACAGAAAAAGGGGAAACTCTTCACTTCTGCTGCCCGGGGTGTCAAAGTGTTTACCATATTATTAAAGATGGAGGGTTTGATAGCTTTTATAAAAAAAGACGAGATTACAGGCCTGGCCCACCTGAGCTTGCTCTCATAAGTGATGAGCTTTTTTTAGATGATATAATTGAGCATGAAAGTTACTCCGAAATAGAATTTATTGCCACAAATATAAGATGTGCTGCATGTATCTGGCTTATAGAAAATTATCTTTCAAAACTTAGCGGCATAAGATATGTAAGGGCAAACTACGCTACTCACAAAGTAAAAATTCAATGGGATAAGACCGCAATAACCCTTAATGAAATACTAAACGGCATCGCAAATCTTGGTTATACACCTGTGCCTGTGTCAGCTATGTCATCCTCAGATTATTTTGAAAAATTGAAAAAATCTTACTTCTATAAATTCAGCATAGGCGCCTTTTTTACAATGCAGATTATGATTTATTCTGTCGCCCTTTATGCCGGATATTTTCAAGGGATTGACGAAAGTTTAAAAGAGATGTTTAAATTTATAGCTATGCTCCTTGCTACCCCTGTAGTATTTTACTCGGGGCTCCCCTTTGCCAGCAACTCAATAAAATCTCTGAAAACAAAGACTCTAAATATGGATACACTCGTATTTTTAGGGTCATATTCAGCTTACTTTTACAGTGTATTTGGGGTTTTTACACAAGGAGAGATATATTTTGACACGTCTGCGATGATAATAACATTAATATTGCTTGGAAGATATATCGAAACGGAAGCCAAAATAAAGGCGTCAAAAGAGATTAGTTTACTGTTCAACCTGCAGCCAAAGCAAGCTAAACTGTTCAAATATTTTAATAAAAATGACTATATCTGTGGAAAATTAAAACCTATGATTGTAAAAGTTTCATCCATTAAAAAAGGGGATATTTTGGAAGTACTGCCAGGTGAGAATATCCCTGTTGACGGTAAGGTTATCTATGGTGAAAGCGAAGTAAATGAGGCTATGTTTACCGGAGAAAGTGTGCCTGTTTTGAAAAAGCAGGAAAGTGATGTTATTAGTGGCACAAACAATTTAAACGGGACACTTATAATTGAAGCGACAAAAAGCAGCAAAGAATCTTCCTTAAGTAAAATAGCAGAGGCTATAAAATCGGCTCAGGAAAGTAAATTTTACTTTCAAAAGCTTGCCGATAAAATAACTGTTTTCTTTGTCCCTACGGTAATAGCAATTGCCTTTGCTACATTTTTATACTGGTTTAACCACAGTAGCAGTTTTGTCACATCTTTTATGAATGCAGTGTCCGTATTGGTTATTGCCTGCCCATGCGCAATGGGGCTTGCCACGCCACTTGCAATTTTAGTCGCAACATCAACGGCATTTAAAAAAGGTATCCTTATCAAAGAAGGCTCCATATTGGAAAATGCCTCAAGGGTAAAAGCAGTCTTTTTCGACAAAACAGGCACCATTACGGAAGGGGTGCCAAAGATTGTCAATATAAAGTCTTATGACAATAATTTTGATACCCTAAAAATTGCCGCATCGTTAGAAAGATTTTCTAAGCATATCCTGGCCAAAAGTATAGTCTCGCAATATACCGAAGGGTTTGAAAAGGTAACTGACGTAAAGGAGATACCGGGGCAAGGGATGTTAGGAAATATTAATACAAATATTCAGGCTGCTGTTGGGAATATGCTTCTTTTTAACAACTTGGGGATAAATATTGATACTACAGTCAAAAACGATTTGGAGTCTCTTACTTCAAAAGGGTATACAAATATTTTGGTTGCTTACGATAAAAAAATTATCGGTATCATTTCACTGTTTGACAATGTAAAAGAGTCTTTCGGAGAAATTTACACTTTTCTCACCAAAAAGCATATTGAAATTAATGTAATAACCGGGGATACCAAGGAAACATCCGAGAACGTATTGAGAGGTTTTCCAAATATTAAAATATTAAGCTCTTTAAGCCCCTTAGAAAAGGTTGAAGTAATAAAGAATAACTTGCACAAATTTCCCATAATGATTGGGGACGGGATAAACGATGCACCTTCACTCAAGCAGGCATTTATCGGAATAGGTATGGGAAAAGGTACAGAGATTGCCCTTGAAAGCTCCGATGCTGTCTTTGTCAACAGCAACCTTTTGCTGCTTAAAGATTTTCTTATCTTGTCAAAAAAAACAAGAAGTA